The stretch of DNA GACCTTCACCTTTTCCGTGCCCAGGTTGATCATCGGTTCGATCGCAAGCACGAGACCGGCTTTGATCTTCGGTCCTTTGCCGTTGTGGACGTAGTTCAATACCGGCGGATCCTCGTGAAGCGACCGGCCAATGCCGTGGCCGCAGAACTCCCGCACGATGCCGTAATTATTGGCATCCGCCAGTTGCTGCACGGCCGCCGAAACATCTGAAAGATAGTTGCCCGGCACGGCCTGTTCGATCGCGCGATAAAGGCACTGTTCCGTTATCTTGACGAGGCGGTCGATTTCCGGTGGAATCGCGCCGACCGGAACAGTCATCGCGGAATCGCCGTAATAACCGTCGTAGATGACGCCGAAGTCGAGGCCGACAATGTCTCCGTTCTTCAAAACCTTCTTTGGTGATGGAATACCGTGAACGACCTGATCGTTGACTGAAATGCAGAGGCTGGCCGGAAACCCGCGATAGCCCTTGAATGCCGGCTTCGCCTTCTTTTTATGAGTGAGGTCTTCCGCAATCTTGTCGATGTCCGCGGTCGTCGCGCCTTCGCGCACGTTTTCACGGAGCTCAAGCAGGATTTCGCCCACAATCCGGCTCGCGCCGCGCATAATTTCGATTTCTTTCGCGCTCTTCAGATGAATCATCAGTAAACATTCTAACAGGCTGCACGCTATAATCCCGGCATGAAACTCGAAGGTAAAAAAGTTCTTATCGTGATTCCTCATACTCAATTCAGGGACGAAGAGTTTCTCGAGCCCAAAAAGATTCTCGAGGACGAAGGCGCCAGGATTGTTATCGCTTCGACGTCGGTTCGGACCTGCCGCGGCATGAAAGGAACCGTCGCGCAATCGGAGATTGCCATCGCCGACGCCAAAGCAGACGACTATTCCGCCATCATCGTTTGCGGGGGATCATCCGTACCGGAGTTCTTCTGGAAGGATAAAAAGCTGCAGGAACTTGTCGCCGCCATGTCGGCCGCAGGAAAAATCGTCGCGGCGATCTGTCTTTCAACGGTTGTCCTTGCGAAAGCAAACCTGCTGAAAGGTCTCGAAGCGACCGTATATTTCCTGCCTCAGGCGATCGAAGCCCTCAAGGAAGCCGGCGCACACTACGTGAAAGAGACGCTGATCATCCATAAAAACATCATCCTGGCCGAAGGACCGCCGGATTCACAGCGGTTCGGGCAGGCGATCCGGAGCGCAATGCTGGGCTAGTGTATTTCGCAAAAAAACCTTAATTCAAATTGCATCATTTCGACGTTTCTTCATTGCTTCAATTGAAGAAATGAAGAAACTTGCGATGATGCAATGATCCAATATCTTTAATCACATTATTTACCGCGAACCCTTCTCTCCGGGCGGTTGTCTGTTATAGACATAGAGATGGAGGGCTGATCTATGTCGAAGTGGGCAAGAACCGTCCTGGTTGCGAACCTCATTCTGATTACTCTG from Terriglobia bacterium encodes:
- a CDS encoding DJ-1/PfpI family protein; protein product: MKLEGKKVLIVIPHTQFRDEEFLEPKKILEDEGARIVIASTSVRTCRGMKGTVAQSEIAIADAKADDYSAIIVCGGSSVPEFFWKDKKLQELVAAMSAAGKIVAAICLSTVVLAKANLLKGLEATVYFLPQAIEALKEAGAHYVKETLIIHKNIILAEGPPDSQRFGQAIRSAMLG
- the map gene encoding type I methionyl aminopeptidase yields the protein MIHLKSAKEIEIMRGASRIVGEILLELRENVREGATTADIDKIAEDLTHKKKAKPAFKGYRGFPASLCISVNDQVVHGIPSPKKVLKNGDIVGLDFGVIYDGYYGDSAMTVPVGAIPPEIDRLVKITEQCLYRAIEQAVPGNYLSDVSAAVQQLADANNYGIVREFCGHGIGRSLHEDPPVLNYVHNGKGPKIKAGLVLAIEPMINLGTEKVKVLEDGWTVITADGKPSAHFEHTIAVTANGPEILTKVN